One Pseudodesulfovibrio senegalensis DNA segment encodes these proteins:
- a CDS encoding MotE family protein: protein MNVKISRILLSLVFLALLKLAVFGMLSVDSVTLEVAQAVLPDSALDMAKPAEAMAQEEEKNAPETAQQQASDESPAPQESAANPDANNLPDDWKALKKLQEKVAIEQRNNEELKAFIEAETKRLTKLRDEIKQMLAEAKDTKDKKVKQLIDMLSSTKAKKAAEILESMDQKLAVKVLSGMRGRTAGEILTFVEAKKAAQFSEALTRLQIPFEDQ from the coding sequence ATGAACGTGAAGATATCTAGAATCCTGCTGAGTCTCGTCTTTTTGGCCCTTTTGAAGCTCGCCGTGTTCGGCATGCTGAGCGTCGATTCCGTGACACTCGAGGTGGCGCAGGCCGTGCTGCCGGATTCCGCCCTCGACATGGCCAAACCCGCCGAGGCCATGGCGCAGGAAGAAGAAAAAAACGCGCCCGAAACCGCACAGCAACAGGCTTCCGATGAATCCCCGGCTCCGCAGGAGAGTGCGGCCAACCCCGATGCCAATAATTTGCCCGACGATTGGAAGGCCCTCAAGAAATTGCAGGAGAAGGTGGCCATTGAGCAGCGCAACAACGAAGAGCTCAAGGCGTTTATCGAGGCCGAAACCAAGCGGTTGACCAAGCTGCGCGACGAAATCAAGCAGATGCTTGCCGAGGCCAAGGACACCAAGGACAAGAAGGTCAAGCAACTCATCGATATGCTTTCCAGCACCAAGGCCAAAAAGGCTGCCGAAATTCTTGAGAGCATGGACCAGAAGCTGGCCGTCAAGGTTTTGTCGGGCATGCGGGGCAGAACTGCCGGTGAAATCCTGACGTTCGTGGAAGCAAAGAAAGCGGCCCAGTTCTCCGAGGCCCTGACCCGACTCCAGATTCCCTTTGAGGACCAATAG
- a CDS encoding tetratricopeptide repeat protein produces MTLNDTDAEKDIEGVFAIEKTMKIGTGTTARRVKQQVHFYAKQQPGGLVRIQPLNADNVPFGPTEDISKDRLLSEYLPVPKRYKQVMAKLREIQKAVARGDKFRKRGETFTAEYEYNKALSLDEQNVRANFGVGICYMARGEEEKAREVFERVLGIDAAFGNEHKHLFNEYGMRLRKAGMIAESVDFYNRALELTTDDENLYYNLARAELERKDMDAVKKALARCLRLNPEHAEARKVLAFLKKKKLI; encoded by the coding sequence ATGACCTTGAACGACACGGATGCCGAAAAGGATATTGAGGGCGTTTTCGCCATTGAAAAGACCATGAAGATCGGGACCGGGACAACGGCCCGGCGCGTCAAGCAGCAGGTGCATTTTTATGCCAAGCAGCAACCGGGCGGATTGGTCAGGATTCAGCCCCTGAACGCGGACAATGTGCCGTTTGGCCCGACCGAAGACATTTCCAAGGACAGGTTGCTGTCGGAGTACCTGCCGGTGCCCAAACGATACAAGCAGGTCATGGCCAAGTTGCGCGAAATCCAGAAAGCCGTGGCCCGGGGCGACAAGTTCCGCAAGCGGGGCGAAACATTCACCGCGGAATACGAATACAACAAGGCGCTTTCCCTTGATGAGCAGAATGTTCGCGCCAACTTCGGCGTGGGCATCTGCTACATGGCCCGTGGCGAGGAGGAAAAGGCGCGCGAGGTCTTTGAGCGCGTGCTCGGAATTGATGCGGCCTTTGGCAACGAGCACAAGCATTTGTTCAATGAGTACGGCATGCGCCTGCGCAAGGCCGGAATGATCGCCGAGTCCGTGGATTTCTACAACCGAGCGCTGGAACTGACCACCGACGACGAAAACCTGTATTACAACCTTGCGCGCGCCGAATTGGAACGCAAGGACATGGACGCGGTGAAAAAGGCCCTGGCCCGCTGCCTGCGGCTGAATCCGGAGCATGCCGAGGCCCGCAAGGTTCTGGCCTTCCTGAAAAAAAAGAAACTCATATAA
- a CDS encoding RNA methyltransferase — translation MLDNMAVILFRPKYPENIGSVARACLNMGCENIILVAPQNFDMDKALPLATAHARHLLEHARIVDTLEEAVRDFNAVYGTTARTGGWRKGIMSPATLAGAANEKMRDGGRVAVLFGPEDRGLTNDETKLCTGLVTIPTNWENSSLNLSQAVLVILYECFKRSLDKPFTPAGPPEERLTTVEEQEVLFENMREVLLDIDYLRDTNTEYWMLPVRRFMSRINLKRNEFNLLMGICRQIRWATGKK, via the coding sequence ATGCTCGACAATATGGCCGTGATCCTGTTTCGTCCCAAGTACCCGGAAAACATAGGTTCGGTGGCCCGCGCCTGCCTGAACATGGGCTGTGAAAACATTATTCTGGTGGCGCCGCAGAATTTCGACATGGACAAGGCCCTGCCCCTGGCAACGGCTCATGCGCGGCATCTGCTGGAGCATGCACGCATCGTGGACACGCTGGAGGAGGCTGTCCGTGATTTCAATGCCGTGTACGGTACCACGGCTCGCACCGGCGGCTGGCGCAAGGGCATCATGAGTCCGGCAACCCTGGCCGGGGCGGCAAACGAAAAGATGCGCGACGGCGGCAGGGTGGCCGTGCTGTTCGGCCCGGAGGACAGGGGGCTGACCAACGACGAGACCAAGCTCTGCACCGGGCTGGTGACCATACCCACCAATTGGGAAAACTCCTCGCTCAATCTTTCGCAGGCCGTGCTTGTGATTCTTTACGAATGTTTCAAGCGGTCGCTGGACAAGCCCTTTACCCCGGCCGGTCCGCCCGAAGAACGCCTGACCACGGTGGAGGAGCAGGAAGTCCTTTTTGAAAATATGCGCGAAGTGTTGCTGGATATCGACTACCTGCGCGATACCAATACCGAGTATTGGATGCTTCCTGTGCGTCGCTTCATGTCCCGGATCAATCTCAAGCGTAATGAATTCAACCTGCTGATGGGCATATGCCGTCAAATCCGTTGGGCCACGGGGAAAAAATAG
- a CDS encoding cobyrinate a,c-diamide synthase, with protein sequence MHMTRACLIAGTHSGCGKTSVSLGLMRSLARLGLVVQPFKCGPDFIDPGHHAIASGRASHNLDGWMLPPRTNADIFARHAYGADVAVAEGVMGLHDGFSGTCDAGSSAQMARQLDLPVVLVVDARSMARSAAALVGGYVHFDPDVRFAGVIFNRVGSPNHAELLRDAMSALPHVPVLGCLPRNADIALPSRHLGLHMPDDDSGEADVYDRLADWVEGAVNPQELLDAVAPRAIVPPDDPEPEPVRVRMGVARDEAFCFYYEENLRLLRQSGAELVFFSPLHDKNLPDDLDALYLGGGYPELYAFELAQNARMRKQVLAFHQSGRPVYAECGGFMYLMEDIVSEDRGRFTMCGVFPVRARMGERFRALGYREIEVGGDCLLGPAGTVVRGHEFHYSSMEGDPTESERVDALYSVRTRKGPSDAAEGFALGNTLASYIHLHFGSAPVAQAMVEHAACNRENG encoded by the coding sequence ATGCACATGACCCGGGCCTGTCTCATCGCCGGAACGCACAGCGGCTGCGGCAAGACTTCCGTTTCCCTGGGACTCATGCGGTCCCTTGCGCGTCTCGGTCTTGTTGTCCAGCCTTTCAAGTGCGGGCCGGATTTCATCGATCCGGGCCATCACGCCATAGCCTCGGGCCGCGCCAGCCACAATCTGGACGGCTGGATGCTTCCGCCCCGGACCAATGCCGATATTTTTGCACGCCATGCCTATGGGGCGGACGTGGCCGTGGCCGAGGGTGTCATGGGGCTGCACGACGGCTTTTCCGGAACTTGCGACGCCGGAAGCAGCGCCCAGATGGCACGGCAACTGGACCTGCCCGTGGTGCTGGTGGTTGACGCCCGTTCCATGGCCCGTTCGGCCGCCGCGCTTGTGGGCGGATATGTGCATTTCGATCCAGACGTGCGTTTTGCCGGGGTGATCTTCAACCGCGTGGGCAGCCCCAACCATGCGGAACTCTTGCGCGACGCCATGAGCGCCTTGCCCCATGTACCGGTTCTCGGCTGCCTGCCCCGCAATGCGGATATTGCCCTGCCGTCGCGGCATCTGGGCCTGCACATGCCGGACGACGACTCCGGGGAGGCGGATGTGTACGACCGGCTGGCCGACTGGGTCGAAGGTGCGGTGAATCCGCAGGAGTTGCTGGATGCTGTCGCACCTCGTGCGATCGTGCCGCCGGATGACCCCGAGCCCGAACCGGTGCGCGTGCGCATGGGCGTGGCGCGTGACGAGGCCTTTTGTTTTTATTACGAGGAAAACCTGCGCCTGCTGCGCCAGAGCGGGGCTGAGCTGGTGTTTTTTTCCCCCCTGCACGACAAGAATCTGCCCGACGATCTGGACGCGCTGTATCTGGGCGGGGGCTACCCGGAACTCTACGCCTTCGAACTGGCCCAGAACGCGCGCATGCGCAAACAGGTGCTCGCCTTTCACCAGTCAGGGCGGCCCGTCTATGCCGAATGCGGCGGGTTCATGTATCTCATGGAAGACATTGTCAGCGAGGACCGCGGGCGGTTCACCATGTGCGGCGTTTTCCCGGTGCGCGCCCGCATGGGCGAGCGTTTTCGCGCACTGGGGTACCGGGAAATCGAAGTCGGCGGGGATTGCCTGCTCGGCCCGGCGGGAACCGTGGTGCGCGGCCATGAATTTCATTATTCGTCCATGGAGGGCGATCCGACAGAATCCGAACGTGTGGACGCCCTGTATTCGGTGCGCACCCGCAAGGGGCCGTCCGATGCGGCCGAGGGCTTTGCGCTCGGCAACACGCTGGCGTCCTACATCCATTTGCACTTCGGCAGCGCTCCTGTCGCGCAGGCCATGGTCGAGCATGCGGCGTGCAACAGGGAAAACGGCTGA
- a CDS encoding RNA polymerase sigma factor: protein MTGRHDRSDSQAIQRVLDGDVNAFEVLVNRYQNHAARIVGNHVPHARVSEVVQTVFINAFRSLKTYRGDKPFQNWLSRISVRCCYDFWREEYRNRETPVSSLAKESHDLLEHLGTGRAQEVFEAKSSHEEAVRILDWALEQLSPEDRMVVTLTSLEEKSVAEAAELLGWTKVNVKVRAHRARKKLKTIIEQAN from the coding sequence ATGACCGGGAGACACGACCGGAGCGACAGCCAAGCGATTCAGCGCGTTCTGGACGGCGATGTGAATGCATTCGAGGTTCTTGTGAACAGATACCAGAACCACGCGGCACGCATCGTGGGCAACCACGTACCTCACGCCCGGGTCTCCGAGGTTGTGCAGACGGTTTTCATCAATGCCTTTCGTTCGCTCAAGACCTACCGGGGCGACAAACCCTTTCAGAATTGGTTATCAAGAATCAGCGTACGCTGCTGCTATGATTTCTGGCGCGAGGAATACCGCAACCGGGAAACCCCGGTCAGTTCGCTGGCCAAGGAATCGCACGACCTGCTCGAGCACCTCGGCACAGGCCGTGCCCAGGAAGTATTCGAGGCCAAGAGCAGCCACGAAGAGGCCGTCCGCATTCTGGACTGGGCGCTGGAGCAACTTTCGCCCGAAGACAGGATGGTCGTGACCCTCACCTCGCTGGAAGAAAAATCCGTGGCCGAAGCAGCCGAACTGCTCGGCTGGACCAAGGTAAACGTCAAGGTCCGGGCACACCGTGCCCGCAAGAAACTGAAAACCATCATCGAACAGGCAAACTGA
- the fliJ gene encoding flagellar export protein FliJ translates to MKPFRFKLEKVLDYRSQLEEQARLVLSRAQDAHDEQEQAVRSLTASLEAHMQKQSEATKNTDDMWLWRQYRTALEHDLAAARVRLRELASKLQKAREEAVRRSRDRKLLEKLKDNQARKHNEEASYREQKENDEMATLRYEREDI, encoded by the coding sequence ATGAAGCCGTTTCGTTTCAAGCTTGAAAAAGTGCTGGACTACCGTTCCCAGCTCGAGGAACAGGCACGTCTGGTCTTGAGCCGTGCACAGGACGCCCACGACGAGCAGGAACAGGCGGTGCGTTCGCTCACGGCCAGTCTTGAAGCCCACATGCAAAAGCAGTCCGAGGCCACGAAAAATACGGACGACATGTGGCTCTGGCGGCAGTACCGGACCGCGCTGGAGCATGATCTGGCCGCAGCGCGGGTGCGGCTGCGTGAGTTGGCCTCCAAATTGCAAAAGGCTCGGGAGGAAGCGGTACGGCGATCCCGAGATCGAAAGCTGTTGGAAAAGCTCAAGGACAATCAGGCAAGGAAGCACAATGAAGAGGCAAGCTACCGGGAACAAAAGGAAAACGACGAAATGGCAACACTTCGGTATGAACGTGAAGATATCTAG
- a CDS encoding DNA polymerase IV translates to MQRWIMHIDMDAFFASVEQLDNPELRGKPVAVGGTSDRGVISAASYEIRKFGVRSAMSVVKARQLCPHGIFVPGRMHRYKELSRQVMAVLHDFSPLVEQASVDEAYVDATGSERLFGPVEDMGRAIKLRVAEETGLTCSVGAAPLRFLAKIASDLDKPDGLSIIRPEQVQDFLQSLDIRKIPGVGKTTHAALKRLGVYRAGDMLSHPREYWEQRLGKSGGILFDKASGIDPAGVQPSEGAKSCSAENTFDRDLSDRESLRTWLLGQSERVGEDLRRHGYKGRTVTLKVKFSDFSQITRSHSLDAPTCETAVIFETAVRLLDKVNLHRAVRLIGVGVSNFNARPRQLSLLDEPAPEASPRLDEAVDVIRQRFGRKALARADLLDFGRK, encoded by the coding sequence ATGCAGCGTTGGATCATGCACATCGACATGGATGCGTTCTTCGCTTCCGTGGAACAGCTGGACAACCCGGAACTGCGGGGCAAACCCGTTGCCGTGGGCGGCACCAGCGACCGGGGCGTGATTTCCGCGGCATCCTATGAAATCAGGAAATTCGGGGTGCGTTCGGCCATGAGCGTGGTCAAGGCTCGCCAGTTGTGTCCCCACGGCATTTTCGTGCCGGGCAGGATGCATCGCTACAAGGAGCTTTCGCGGCAGGTCATGGCTGTATTGCATGACTTTTCGCCGCTGGTGGAACAGGCCAGCGTGGATGAGGCCTATGTGGACGCCACCGGCTCGGAACGGCTATTCGGCCCGGTGGAGGACATGGGCCGGGCCATCAAGCTGCGGGTTGCCGAGGAAACGGGGCTGACGTGTTCCGTGGGGGCCGCGCCGTTGCGTTTTTTGGCCAAGATCGCCTCTGACCTGGACAAGCCGGATGGCCTGAGCATCATCCGGCCGGAACAGGTGCAGGATTTTTTGCAGTCGTTGGACATCCGCAAGATTCCGGGCGTGGGCAAAACCACGCATGCGGCCCTGAAGCGGCTCGGGGTCTACCGGGCCGGAGACATGCTTTCGCACCCGCGCGAATACTGGGAACAGCGCCTCGGCAAGTCCGGGGGCATCCTGTTCGACAAGGCCAGCGGCATTGACCCGGCGGGCGTGCAGCCGTCGGAGGGAGCCAAGTCGTGCAGTGCGGAGAATACCTTCGACCGCGACCTTTCGGACCGGGAATCCCTGCGCACATGGCTGCTGGGGCAGTCCGAGCGTGTGGGTGAGGATTTGCGCAGGCACGGCTACAAGGGCAGGACCGTGACTCTCAAGGTCAAGTTCTCCGATTTCAGCCAGATAACGCGCAGCCACAGCCTTGATGCGCCCACCTGTGAGACCGCCGTGATTTTCGAGACCGCTGTCCGGCTGCTGGACAAGGTCAATCTGCATCGTGCCGTGCGGCTCATCGGTGTGGGCGTTTCCAATTTCAACGCCCGGCCCCGGCAGCTTTCCCTGCTGGACGAGCCTGCTCCCGAAGCGTCCCCCCGGTTGGACGAGGCCGTGGACGTCATACGGCAGCGGTTCGGCCGCAAGGCCCTTGCCCGGGCCGATCTTCTGGATTTTGGCCGAAAATAA
- a CDS encoding ABC transporter substrate-binding protein — MAHFGLVSLLVSSAFAEEGVVVEYGFFPWLRSLELARSGEWDGSVIWLRNSEREHDFLFSDPVYFSCQAFFHRRDRPFDWNCYEDLRGVKIGVSLGYSYGNKFDRMLENGELDVDVAQTDRMNMNKLLSGRIDIFPINVEIGYYLLRADFPPGLANLVTHHPRLLINNRALHLIVPRGLPRSRTILQVFNRGLKKLHDSGAFDRLVQEWHQMESLSQQPCN, encoded by the coding sequence ATGGCTCATTTTGGGTTGGTGTCTCTCCTTGTGTCCAGCGCCTTTGCCGAAGAAGGCGTTGTGGTGGAGTATGGCTTTTTTCCGTGGTTGCGCTCGTTGGAACTGGCGCGTTCCGGGGAGTGGGACGGTTCCGTGATCTGGCTGCGCAATTCGGAGCGCGAGCATGATTTTCTGTTCAGCGATCCGGTCTACTTCAGTTGCCAGGCGTTTTTTCACCGCAGGGACAGGCCATTTGATTGGAATTGCTATGAGGACCTGCGTGGGGTTAAGATAGGCGTATCCCTCGGGTATTCTTACGGTAATAAGTTCGACAGGATGCTTGAAAACGGGGAGCTGGACGTGGACGTGGCCCAGACTGACCGCATGAACATGAACAAGTTGCTGTCGGGCCGCATTGATATTTTCCCGATCAATGTGGAGATCGGTTATTATCTGCTCAGGGCGGATTTCCCTCCCGGTCTGGCCAATCTTGTGACGCATCATCCCCGGTTGCTGATCAACAATCGCGCCCTGCATCTGATTGTTCCTCGCGGCCTGCCACGGTCACGGACCATTCTCCAAGTGTTCAATCGCGGTTTGAAGAAACTGCACGACAGCGGCGCCTTCGATCGATTGGTGCAGGAGTGGCATCAAATGGAGTCCCTGTCGCAACAGCCCTGCAATTGA
- a CDS encoding EAL domain-containing protein, producing the protein MKRIPRLFHKPFLFMTVAFAVMCAVIAYTSSRSLDREMRAQYREKAEALAVSIAESGLGAMTDADISSLRERIGDYCQIRGVSYVVVADRDGRVLAHSFGSGVPPMVSTQMHDMLAGGNGFRHIVVDGREMLHVVRPIDNGTQGSVHVGMDLSPIREQIKIAMAQQVGLIFVLFLVCVVAGYFFFLNLSRPLAVLADYARRVADHDFSHDIAVVSNDEIGELGRAMQSMANEISDFVLTLEERVYDKTLQLREAKDELEQKVEERTEELTRTNVQLKIEVAERRVIGEALRKAESKYRTIFENAVEGIYQMTPSGRYISANPSLARLFGYATPEELMSSVYDCRTQLYLDAGERGSFMETLLRKGEVKDFESQVRRRDGKIIWISESARRVNDDEGVPIYFEGSVEDVTLRKKAEAQLKRQAFHDPLTKLPNRALFHDHLHMAMKRGKRNKGRFAVLYLDLDRFKVINDSLGHDMGDELLRAVADVLKSCARSVDTVARFGGDEFAILLEDVEAPRDVTRVAKRILAGIRKPFNLRGHEVFTSASIGIVLHTQEYDRPEQLLRDADTAMYRAKEQGKSRFKVFNRKMHDHVLLLMEMENDLRRALDHNELTVAYQPIVHLPSRRITGFEALVRWRHPERGLVSPGEFVPLAEDTGLIYPVDYQVIRQACNQVKQWQSRFGDEDTPPLTLNVNISGKHFGRTQLLRQMEELIESSGMEPSSLNIELTESALVDYPVMAEELLTQLKRCGVNICIDDFGTGYSSLSYLQKFPIDVVKVDRTFVSQVQEDRDSRAIVSTIFSLGASMDLKVVAEGVETQGQLDFLEQAGCHYVQGYLFYQPMFAEEVEAMLEAGTKTCLPA; encoded by the coding sequence ATGAAGAGAATCCCCCGCCTGTTTCACAAACCATTTTTGTTCATGACCGTGGCCTTTGCTGTCATGTGCGCGGTCATCGCCTACACGTCGAGCCGGTCGCTGGACCGCGAGATGCGGGCCCAGTACCGGGAAAAGGCCGAAGCTCTGGCCGTGAGCATTGCCGAGTCCGGGCTTGGGGCCATGACGGATGCCGACATATCTTCCCTGAGGGAGCGCATCGGGGACTATTGCCAGATACGCGGTGTGTCCTATGTTGTGGTTGCCGACAGGGACGGCCGTGTGCTGGCTCATTCCTTTGGCAGCGGGGTGCCGCCCATGGTCAGCACCCAGATGCACGACATGCTGGCCGGTGGCAACGGGTTCCGGCACATAGTCGTGGACGGGCGTGAGATGCTCCACGTTGTGCGGCCCATTGATAATGGGACGCAGGGATCCGTGCACGTGGGCATGGACCTTTCTCCCATCCGGGAACAGATCAAGATCGCAATGGCCCAGCAGGTGGGGCTTATTTTTGTGCTCTTCCTTGTTTGTGTGGTTGCAGGATATTTCTTTTTTCTCAATCTCTCCAGACCCTTGGCTGTGCTGGCAGATTATGCGCGGCGGGTTGCCGACCACGATTTCTCCCATGACATTGCCGTTGTTTCCAATGACGAAATAGGCGAGCTGGGCCGGGCCATGCAGTCCATGGCCAACGAGATCTCCGATTTCGTGCTTACGCTGGAGGAACGGGTTTACGACAAGACCCTGCAACTTCGCGAAGCCAAGGACGAACTGGAGCAGAAGGTCGAGGAGAGGACCGAGGAACTGACCCGGACAAACGTGCAGCTGAAGATCGAGGTGGCCGAGCGCCGGGTCATCGGCGAAGCCCTGCGCAAGGCGGAAAGCAAGTACCGCACAATTTTCGAGAACGCGGTGGAGGGCATCTACCAGATGACGCCGAGCGGCCGGTACATCAGCGCCAACCCATCTCTGGCACGTCTTTTCGGCTACGCCACGCCCGAAGAACTCATGAGTTCCGTGTATGACTGCAGAACGCAACTGTATTTGGACGCCGGCGAGCGCGGCTCGTTCATGGAAACCCTGTTGCGAAAGGGCGAGGTCAAGGATTTCGAGTCTCAGGTGCGGCGCAGGGACGGCAAGATCATCTGGATTTCCGAAAGTGCCCGTCGCGTGAACGATGATGAGGGTGTTCCCATTTATTTCGAAGGGTCCGTGGAAGACGTGACCCTGCGCAAGAAGGCCGAAGCCCAGCTCAAGCGGCAGGCGTTTCATGATCCGCTTACCAAGCTGCCGAACCGTGCCCTTTTCCATGATCATCTGCACATGGCCATGAAGCGCGGCAAACGGAACAAGGGCCGTTTTGCCGTGCTCTATCTCGATCTTGATCGTTTCAAGGTCATCAATGACAGCCTCGGGCACGACATGGGCGACGAACTGCTTCGCGCTGTTGCGGACGTGCTCAAGAGCTGTGCCCGTTCCGTGGACACCGTGGCCCGGTTCGGGGGCGACGAGTTCGCCATCCTGCTGGAAGATGTTGAGGCGCCACGGGACGTGACCCGCGTGGCCAAACGCATTCTGGCCGGAATCCGCAAGCCGTTCAATCTCCGCGGTCATGAGGTCTTCACCTCGGCCAGCATCGGCATTGTCCTGCACACGCAGGAATACGATCGCCCGGAGCAGCTGCTGCGCGACGCGGATACGGCCATGTATCGGGCCAAGGAGCAGGGCAAGTCGCGTTTCAAGGTTTTCAACCGCAAGATGCACGACCATGTGTTGCTGCTCATGGAAATGGAGAACGACCTGCGCCGGGCCCTGGATCACAACGAACTGACCGTGGCCTATCAGCCCATCGTGCATTTGCCGTCGCGTCGTATCACCGGGTTCGAGGCACTGGTGCGCTGGCGACATCCCGAACGGGGGCTTGTGAGCCCCGGGGAGTTCGTGCCCCTGGCCGAGGACACCGGCTTGATCTATCCCGTGGACTATCAGGTGATCAGACAGGCCTGCAATCAGGTCAAGCAATGGCAGAGCCGGTTCGGAGACGAGGATACGCCTCCCCTGACCTTGAACGTGAACATATCCGGCAAGCATTTCGGGCGTACCCAGCTCCTGCGCCAGATGGAGGAGTTGATCGAAAGTTCGGGCATGGAACCGTCCAGCCTGAACATCGAACTGACGGAAAGCGCGCTGGTGGACTATCCGGTCATGGCCGAGGAATTGCTGACCCAGCTCAAGCGCTGCGGGGTCAACATCTGTATCGACGATTTCGGCACCGGGTATTCGTCCCTTTCCTATCTGCAGAAATTCCCCATCGACGTGGTCAAGGTGGACAGGACGTTTGTTTCGCAGGTTCAGGAAGACCGCGACAGCCGGGCCATTGTCTCCACCATATTCAGCCTCGGGGCCAGCATGGACCTCAAGGTGGTGGCCGAAGGCGTGGAAACGCAGGGGCAGCTTGATTTTCTTGAACAGGCGGGTTGCCACTATGTGCAGGGTTATTTATTCTATCAACCCATGTTTGCCGAAGAAGTTGAGGCCATGCTGGAGGCTGGCACGAAAACCTGCCTTCCGGCCTGA
- a CDS encoding Spy/CpxP family protein refolding chaperone, with product MKKYHIAILASILVLSFGSLAFARHGGFGGGPMGGQGGPGMHGPMMLIRTLERLDLTKVQKSKIAMLLKTDIDKNSKNAAPMREEMQALRLAVLEGDKNKVRKLSQTMSKKHEAMMLDRTQLMNNVRAVLTPEQSKQLVELTKMRMDCFNNMRRNNCPQFGQGSGYGQGQGYGKGYGFHGQGQRRGQGMGYAGQRDGRCPVSVEAWIDANM from the coding sequence ATGAAAAAATACCATATCGCCATTCTGGCATCGATTCTCGTTCTGTCATTTGGCAGCCTCGCCTTTGCCCGCCACGGCGGATTCGGCGGCGGCCCCATGGGTGGTCAGGGCGGCCCGGGAATGCATGGTCCCATGATGCTGATCCGCACGCTGGAACGACTTGACCTGACCAAGGTGCAAAAGTCCAAAATCGCCATGCTGCTCAAGACCGACATTGATAAGAACAGCAAGAACGCTGCACCCATGCGGGAAGAAATGCAGGCCCTGCGTCTTGCCGTTCTCGAAGGTGACAAGAACAAGGTGCGCAAGCTCAGCCAGACCATGAGCAAGAAGCACGAGGCCATGATGCTGGACCGTACCCAACTCATGAACAATGTCCGCGCCGTGCTCACCCCTGAACAGTCCAAGCAACTGGTTGAACTGACCAAAATGCGCATGGACTGCTTCAATAACATGCGCAGGAACAACTGCCCGCAGTTCGGCCAGGGTTCCGGTTACGGACAAGGACAAGGCTACGGAAAGGGCTATGGATTCCATGGTCAGGGACAGCGCCGCGGACAGGGAATGGGCTATGCAGGCCAGCGTGATGGCCGCTGCCCCGTGTCCGTGGAAGCATGGATTGACGCCAACATGTAG
- the truA gene encoding tRNA pseudouridine(38-40) synthase TruA → MNRIRLRIAYDGTGFCGWQIQPAQRTVQGVLEEAIARIAGTHVRVHGSGRTDSGVHALDQVCHFDVPRARARVPWQRALNALLPDDVSVLDCCLTSPDFHARYSALSKTYAYTLWLEPGFLLPQRRHFVWVCGPVNQSVMVEAAEILLGTHDFACFQNTGTPVADTVRTMTQAEPAPGVCVHEVVWRFSANGFLKQMVRNIMGCLVAVGRGKVSLADVRSILKGKDRTAAPGTAPAQGLCLERVRYPEPAPGSERPCGGENTGERLESGDEPGLGPAGNG, encoded by the coding sequence GTGAACCGCATCCGACTGCGCATCGCTTACGACGGAACCGGCTTTTGCGGCTGGCAGATTCAACCGGCCCAGCGAACGGTGCAGGGCGTGCTGGAAGAGGCCATTGCCCGCATAGCCGGAACCCATGTGCGCGTGCATGGATCGGGTCGTACGGACAGCGGGGTGCATGCCCTTGATCAGGTCTGTCATTTCGACGTGCCCCGGGCGCGGGCTCGGGTTCCCTGGCAACGTGCCCTGAACGCGCTTTTGCCCGACGATGTTTCCGTTCTCGACTGCTGTCTGACCTCCCCGGATTTTCATGCCCGGTATTCCGCGCTTTCCAAAACCTACGCCTACACCCTGTGGCTCGAGCCCGGTTTTCTGCTCCCCCAGCGGCGGCATTTTGTCTGGGTCTGCGGCCCTGTGAATCAGTCCGTCATGGTTGAAGCCGCCGAAATCCTTTTGGGAACCCACGATTTTGCCTGTTTCCAGAACACCGGAACCCCGGTGGCCGACACCGTGCGCACCATGACGCAGGCAGAACCGGCACCCGGCGTCTGCGTCCATGAGGTCGTCTGGCGTTTTTCCGCCAACGGTTTTCTCAAGCAGATGGTGCGCAACATCATGGGCTGTCTCGTGGCTGTGGGCCGCGGTAAAGTTTCTCTCGCCGATGTCCGATCAATACTGAAGGGAAAGGACAGAACCGCTGCACCGGGAACGGCTCCGGCGCAGGGGCTTTGTCTCGAGCGTGTCCGGTATCCGGAACCGGCACCGGGCAGCGAACGTCCTTGCGGCGGGGAGAACACGGGTGAGCGATTGGAAAGTGGTGACGAACCGGGCCTTGGGCCTGCCGGAAACGGGTGA